GACACCGACGGCCTGTGCCTCGGCGACGCGACGAGCCGACCGCAATGGCTGACAGGCGTCTACCGCACGCGCGCACTGCGGGAGGCGGCATCCGCTCTCCCCGACCGCGGGCGCGATGCGTCGGCCCGCGCCCTCCTCGCCGACCTGGCGATCGCGGTCGTCGCGGCCCCCGCCGAGCTCACGCGCGACGTGGACACGTGGGAGGATCTGGAGGAGGCGCGGGCCCGCGCCGCGCACGAGGAGGCGTCATGAGCGATCCGTCCCGCACCCTTCCCCCCGAGGCGCTCGACGCGTGGGCTGCGGCGCTGCGCGAGCGGTTCGCGCTCGCGGAAGCCGACGTCCCCGTCGCCGCGGTGCTCGACCTGACCCGTGACGTCGCGAACGGGGTCGCGCGGCCCGCAGCCCCGCTCGGCGCGTTCGTCGCCGGACTCGTCGCCGGGCGCGCTGGCACCGACCCCGCCGAGGTGCGCGCAGCGCTGGCCGCGGTGGCGGCGCTCGCCGAGACGTGGGACGCGTAGTGGCGGTCGTCCGCTACTTCGCCGCCGCCCAGGACGCCGCCGGGCGAGACACCGAGCGGCGCACCGAGACGACCCTCGGCGAGCTGCGCCGCGCGGTCGCGACCGAGTATCCCGGTCTCGGCGGCATCCTGCCCCGCTGCGCCGTGCTCGTCGGAGGCTCGCGCGTCGGCGACGACACCGCTCTGGACGCCGACGACCTCGTCGACGTGCTGCCGCCCTTCGCCGGGGGCTGAGGGTCAGCCGCCGAGGCCGAGCCAGGTGGCCGTTCCGTCGGACTCGACCTGACGCTTCCACACCGGCAGTCCGGTCTTGATCGTCTCGATGACGGCGCGGCACACCTCGAACGCCTCCGCCCGGTGCGCCGCCGCCACCGCGATGACCACGGCGGCGTCTCCGACCTCGAGCCGACCCACGCGGTGCGACACGGCCACCAGGGCACCCGTGCCGCCCACCGCGTCCTCGGCGATACGGCGCAGCGCCGCCTCGGCGTCGGGATGCGCGGAGTACTCGAGCGCGACCACCGGGGTCGCGGCATCCGGATCGTGATCCCGAACGCGCCCGACGAAGGTCGTCACCGCGCCCGCCGCCGCGTCGTCGACGGCGGCCAGGTGCGCGTCGAGATCGAGGGGCTCGGCGCTGATCGCCGCGAGACGCACCGGCATCAGTGGTCGCCCCCGCCGAGCTGGTCGAGCACGTGCCCGGCGACCGACAGCAGCACCGGCATCCCCGACGCG
This window of the Microbacterium sp. SSM24 genome carries:
- a CDS encoding MoaD/ThiS family protein; this translates as MAVVRYFAAAQDAAGRDTERRTETTLGELRRAVATEYPGLGGILPRCAVLVGGSRVGDDTALDADDLVDVLPPFAGG
- a CDS encoding molybdenum cofactor biosynthesis protein MoaE, which codes for MPVRLAAISAEPLDLDAHLAAVDDAAAGAVTTFVGRVRDHDPDAATPVVALEYSAHPDAEAALRRIAEDAVGGTGALVAVSHRVGRLEVGDAAVVIAVAAAHRAEAFEVCRAVIETIKTGLPVWKRQVESDGTATWLGLGG
- a CDS encoding DUF6457 domain-containing protein, with the translated sequence MSDPSRTLPPEALDAWAAALRERFALAEADVPVAAVLDLTRDVANGVARPAAPLGAFVAGLVAGRAGTDPAEVRAALAAVAALAETWDA